One segment of Coffea arabica cultivar ET-39 chromosome 7c, Coffea Arabica ET-39 HiFi, whole genome shotgun sequence DNA contains the following:
- the LOC113698556 gene encoding putative pentatricopeptide repeat-containing protein At5g09950 yields MVLETLGSLLNHCSKTKAFHNGISLHAVAIKAGMLCIINSNHTINMYSKCGKLILAHQLFDEMPKRNLVSWSALISGYDQAGKHLMAIDLFKKMRTELWPNEFIFSSALSSCASLLEARLGQQIHAQAVRLGCSSISFVSNSLISMYMKCGECSDAMLVFSDGASWLSSVSYNAVIAGLVENKQPEKGFEMYKIMCQKGLIPDRFTFMGVLGVCSSPRDMWRGMQLHCQIIKNKLDSMATTGNILITMYAKFNLIEASEKVFRLLEEKDIISWNTMITAFSHCEEHVKALSVFQEMQTRVALPDEFSYATALAASAGLASMRLGKQIHAHLIRKRPDEDTGIGNALLNMYAKCGCIEYAYNVFNQMASRNLVTWNSIIAGLASHGLGERALDTFECMKDAGMTPDSVTFVGLLSACNHAGLVDVGRGFFNCMDTIYAIPPDIEHFSCLIDLLGRAGRLSEAEEYVQKYQFGHDPVVLGCLLSACRLHGDVVTGKRVASLLLGLQPITTSPYILLSNLYASDGMWTDVAEARTMLKGSGLKKEPGWSLIDVDGYLEKFTIGDFSHSRIEEMVNTLKTLKWTGDEDLL; encoded by the coding sequence ATGGTTCTAGAAACCCTCGGTTCACTTTTGAACCACTGCTCTAAAACCAAAGCATTCCACAATGGGATTTCACTCCATGCAGTTGCTATTAAAGCAGGCATGCTATGTATTATCAACTCTAACCATACGATTAATATGTACTCTAAGTGTGGTAAGCTCATTCTTGCCCACCAACTGTTCGACGAAATGCCTAAAAGAAACCTCGTTTCCTGGTCCGCCTTGATCTCTGGTTATGACCAAGCTGGGAAGCATTTAATGGCAATTgatcttttcaaaaaaatgaGAACAGAATTGTGGCCCAATGAGTTTATATTTAGTAGTGCTCTTAGTTCTTGTGCCAGCCTCCTGGAGGCTAGACTTGGGCAACAAATTCATGCTCAAGCAGTGAGGTTAGGCTGTTCATCTATCTCTTTTGTATCAAACTCATTGATCTCGATGTACATGAAATGTGGGGAATGTAGTGATGCCATGTTGGTATTTTCTGATGGTGCATCTTGGCTGAGCTCTGTTTCTTATAATGCTGTCATTGCTGGGCTGGTAGAAAATAAGCAGCCCGAAAAAGGTTTTGAAATGTATAAGATTATGTGTCAGAAAGGTCTGATTCCTGACCGCTTTACTTTCATGGGAGTCCTGGGTGTTTGCTCTAGTCCACGGGATATGTGGAGAGGAATGCAACTGCATTGCCAAATAATAAAGAACAAGCTTGATTCTATGGCTACAACTGGCAATATCTTAATTACAATGTATGCGAAGTTTAATTTAATAGAAGCATCTGAAAAGGTATTTAGATTACTTGAAGAAAAAGATATCATTTCGTGGAACACGATGATTACTGCTTTTTCTCACTGTGAAGAACACGTGAAGGCTTTGagtgtttttcaagaaatgcaaacaCGAGTTGCTCTACCTGATGAATTCAGCTATGCAACTGCCCTTGCTGCATCTGCTGGCTTAGCTTCCATGCGGCTTGGTAAGCAGATTCATGCGCATCTGATCAGAAAAAGGCCAGATGAGGATACTGGTATTGGTAATGCTCTCCTAAACATGTATGCCAAATGCGGTTGTATTGAATATGCATATAATGTCTTTAATCAGATGGCTAGTCGTAATCTTGTGACATGGAATAGCATTATTGCTGGTTTGGCAAGCCATGGACTTGGAGAAAGAGCACTAGATACGTTTGAGTGCATGAAGGATGCTGGCATGACCCCAGATTCTGTTACATTTGTCGGACTTCTGTCTGCTTGCAATCATGCTGGGCTCGTGGATGTGGGCAGAGGCTTCTTTAATTGCATGGATACGATCTATGCAATCCCCCCTGATATTGAACATTTTTCATGCCTCATTGATCTATTAGGGAGAGCTGGAAGATTAAGTGAAGCTGAAGAGTATGTACAGAAGTATCAATTTGGGCATGATCCTGTTGTTTTAGGTTGCTTACTTTCAGCGTGTCGACTGCATGGGGATGTTGTTACTGGAAAACGAGTGGCTTCACTGCTTCTAGGTCTTCAGCCAATTACTACTTCACCTTATATTTTGCTCTCAAACTTGTATGCTTCAGATGGAATGTGGACTGATGTAGCAGAGGCAAGGACAATGTTGAAGGGCAGTGGGTTGAAGAAGGAGCCAGGTTGGAGCCTGATTGATGTGGATGGTTATCTTGAAAAGTTTACTATAGGTGATTTCTCACATTCTAGGATTGAAGAGATGGTGAATACACTCAAAACTTTGAAGTGGACAGGGGACGAGGATTTGTTGTGA